The proteins below come from a single Zea mays cultivar B73 chromosome 8, Zm-B73-REFERENCE-NAM-5.0, whole genome shotgun sequence genomic window:
- the LOC100383446 gene encoding Coatomer subunit beta-2: protein MEKPCSLLVHFDKGSASMANEIKADLEGSDGPAKADAMRRAISLLLNGETLPQLFITIVRYVLPSEDHTVQKLLLLYLEIIDRRDPAGRALPEMILICQNLRNNLQSPNEYIRGVTLRFLCRLSEPEVLEPLVPSVLANLEHRHQFIRRHAVSAVSAIYRLPHGDQLIPDAPELVERFLASEQDASARRNAFLMLCACAQDRAVAYLLSNADRVAEWPDLLQMAVVDLIRKVCRSQNRANKGRYITIITSLLSATSTAVVYECAGALVSLSSAPTAVRAAANTYCQLLSSQSDNNVKLILLDRLNELRTLHRDVMVGVVMDVLRALASPNLDVKRKVLDLVLDLLTPRNVEEVVLYLKKEVVKTQAGDLEKGGEYRQMLVQAIHACAVEYPEVAGSVVHLLMDFLGDTNVAAAVDVVLFVREIIETNPKLRVSMIQRLIDTFYQIRASRVCSCALWILGEYSLSLSEVESTIATIKQCLGDLPFYTVSDEGEVTDSTNSAQAVVNTVTVSSRRPVVLADGTYATQSAATETISAPSVAHGSLASTLNLRSLILSGDFFLAAVVACTLTKLVLRLEEVQPSKVESNKACTGALLIMTSILQLGQSSYLPHPIDNDSYDRIVLCLRLLCNTGDDVRKIWLHSCRQSFAKMLAEKQFRETEEMKAKAQISHAQPDDLIDFYHLKSRKGMSQLELEDEVHDDLKAATGGFTKDADDANKLNRILQLTGFSDPVYAEAFVTVHHYDIVLDVTVINRTKETLQNLCLELATMGDLKLVDRPQNYTLAPESSKQIRANIKVSSTETGVIFGNIVYETSNVMERSVVVLNDIHIDIMDYISPATCADVTFRNMWAEFEWENKVAVNTVIQDEKEFLNHIIKSTNMKCLTPPSALDGECGFLAANLYAKSVFGEDALVNISIEKQHDGKLSGYIRIRSKTQGIALSLGDKITLKQKGGS, encoded by the exons ATGGAGAAGCCATGCTCTCTCCTGGTCCACTTCGACAAGGGCTCGGCATCGATGGCGAACGAGATCAAGGCGGATCTGGAGGGCAGCGATGGCCCCGCCAAGGCTGACGCCATGCGCCGCGCCATCTCGCTCCTCCTCAACGGAGAGACCCTCCCTCAGCTCTTCATAACCATCGTCCGCTACGTGCTCCCCTCCGAGGACCACACCGTGCAGAAGCTTCTCCTCCTCTACCTCGAGATCATAGACCGCCGGGATCCGGCCGGCCGCGCCCTGCCGGAGATGATCCTCATCTGCCAGAACCTCCGCAACAACCTCCAGAGCCCCAACGAGTACATCCGCGGCGTCACTCTGCGGTTCCTCTGCAGGCTCTCCGAGCCCGAGGTGCTCGAGCCGCTCGTGCCGTCCGTGCTTGCGAACCTGGAGCACAGGCACCAATTCATCCGGAGACACGCTGTCTCCGCGGTTTCCGCGATCTACCGCCTCCCGCATGGTGACCAGCTCATCCCCGACGCGCCGGAGCTCGTCGAGCGGTTCCTCGCATCTGAGCAGGACGCGTCCGCGCGGAGGAACGCATTCCTTATGCTCTGTGCCTGCGCACAGGACCGCGCCGTCGCCTACCTGCTCTCCAACGCCGATCGAGTCGCTGAGTGGCCCGATCTGCTGCAGATGGCCGTTGTGGATCTTATCCGCAAGGTCTGCCGATCACAAAACCGTGCCAACAAGGGAAGGTATATCACCATCATTACGTCGCTGCTCTCCGCAACCAGCACTGCGGTTGTTTATGAATGTGCTGGTGCCCTGGTGTCACTCTCTTCGGCACCCACGGCTGTGCGGGCCGCTGCCAACACCTACTGCCAGTTGCTCTCGTCGCAGAGTGACAACAATGTGAAGCTCATTCTTCTGGATCGCCTCAACGAGCTGCGAACCCTGCACCGGGATGTCATGGTGGGTGTGGTGATGGACGTGCTTCGTGCACTGGCCAGCCCCAATTTAGATGTCAAGAGAAAGGTTCTCGATTTAGTTCTCGATTTGCTCACCCCGCGTAATGTTGAGGAGGTGGTGCTTTATCTCAAGAAGGAGGTGGTCAAGACGCAGGCTGGAGACCTCGAGAAGGGTGGCGAGTACCGCCAGATGCTGGTGCAGGCCATCCATGCTTGCGCTGTTGAGTACCCAGAGGTGGCTGGATCTGTAGTGCACCTCCTCATGGACTTTCTTGGTGATACCAATGTTGCTGCAGCTGTTGATGTTGTGCTGTTTGTACGTGAGATCATTGAGACCAATCCGAAGCTGCGTGTTTCCATGATCCAGAGGCTTATTGATACATTCTATCAGATTCGGGCATCCCGTGTCTGCTCATGTGCTCTCTGGATCCTTGGGGAGTACTCCCTCTCTCTATCAGAGGTTGAAAGCACCATTGCTACCATTAAACAATGTCTTGGTGATCTGCCATTCTACACTGTCTCTGATGAAGGGGAGGTAACTGATTCCACCAATTCAGCCCAGGCGGTGGTGAACACTGTCACTGTATCTTCCAGGAGGCCTGTTGTTCTTGCGGATGGCACTTATGCCACACAGAGCGCCGCTACCGAGACCATTTCAGCCCCATCAGTTGCTCATGGGTCATTAGCATCTACCCTGAACCTCAGATCACTCATTTTGTCAGGTGATTTCTTCCTGGCTGCTGTTGTTGCATGTACCCTGACCAAGCTTGTGTTGAGGCTGGAAGAAGTGCAGCCATCCAAGGTTGAATCAAACAAAGCTTGCACTGGAGCATTGCTGATCATGACATCGATTCTGCAGCTGGGCCAGTCTTCTTACCTTCCCCACCCGATTGATAATGATTCATATGACAGAATTGTGCTGTGTTTGAGATTGCTTTGCAATACTGGTGATGATGTCAGGAAGATTTGGTTGCATTCATGCAGACAGAGCTTTGCGAAAATGCTTGCTGAGAAGCAGTTCAGGGAGACAGAGGAGATGAAGGCAAAGGCACAGATCTCTCATGCCCAGCCAGATGATCTTATTGATTTTTACCACCTGAAGAGCAGGAAG GGCATGAGCCAGCTTGAGTTGGAAGATGAGGTGCACGATGATTTGAAGGCTGCAACTGGTGGGTTTACTAAGGATGCAGATGATGCAAACAAGCTCAACCGCATTCTTCAGTTGACTGGGTTCAGCGATCCTGTGTATGCTGAAGCATTTGTAACAGTTCACCATTATGACATTGTACTTGATGTTACTGTCATTAACCGCACAAAGGAGACACTTCAGAACTTGTGCTTGGAATTGGCTACAATGGGagacctcaaacttgttgatcgcCCTCAGAACTACACCTTGGCTCCTGAGTCTAGCAAACAGATCCGTGCTAATATCAAGGTTTCATCAACAGAGACGGGGGTTATATTTGGCAACATAGTTTACGAGACTTCAAATGTGATGGAACGATCAGTGGTTGTCCTAAATGATATTCACATCGACATCATGGATTACATCTCACCTGCTACGTGTGCAGATGTTACTTTCCGGAACATGTGGGCAGAATTTGAATGGGAAAATAAG GTGGCTGTGAATACTGTGATTCAGGATGAGAAGGAATTCTTGAATCACATTATCAAGTCAACGAACATGAAATGTCTGACACCACC GTCTGCACTGGATGGGGAATGTGGTTTCCTTGCTGCTAACCTTTATGCAAAGAGTGTGTTTGGCGAGGACGCTTTGGTGAACATCAGCATTGAGAAGCAACATGACGGCAAGCTCAGTGGCTACATTCGAATAAGGAGCAAGACCCAGGGAATTGCACTCAGCTTAGGGGACAAGATCACTCTCAAGCAGAAAGGTGGCAGTTAA